Below is a window of Clostridium sp. JN-1 DNA.
ATAGTTTAAATATGAAAATGTAACTGAAATCATTACTATAAGTGCTGGAATAATACTCATAATATACTTAGTATTAAACATACTTGAAACCTGATCCAGTGAAGCAAGTTGTTCACTGCTGACACCCATTTTTGAATACATTTGCTTAACCATGTTCATTGAATCTTTAAATTGTGCTGCAATATCATTTACAAACCCTACTAATCCTCTTTTATCTATAAGACTTATGTATATTCCAAAGTCAACTATCATTGCAGCTGCAAAAGCTGCAGCTAAAAACAGTATAATTGTACTTATGCTTTTATCATTTTTAATCAAATATCCTAGTGTAATACCTGTAAGTCCAAATAAAATTGAAGATGATACAGCTGATATAGGATTAAAAACCATACCTATAATTATTGCACTAATCACTACCGATACTATCGTAACTTTGTAATTTTGTCTTATGAAAAGCACTGTAATAGGAATTGGTAAAATAAATATTCCTATTAAAGAAAAAATAGGAATATAAACACTCATAAGCATTAATATTACTACAAGAGATGTAATTAATCCTGCCTCTACTATTGCTTTTGTATTATAATTTCTATTTTGCATTGCATCCTCCGTTTATTCCTTTTGTTTCAAATGATTATATAATTTACTTAAGCTTCTTCCATCTTTCTCTATTTTGTCTTTTTCTATTATACCCACTTTGAGTTTTTTAAGAACATTATCATCAACTACAGCATGAGAATATCCAAGTCTATCTGCAAGTAAATAAAAAATTATTATTCCTCCAGATATACAGTCCAATATAGCTTGATGTGCCACATTACTTCCTTTTGTTAATAATTTAAATAAATCACCAATTATGCATAGGAGATCTGCTTTTAATTCTTCTATAACTTTTATGCTGTTCATTATGTTAAGATCATCTTTTTTCATAATTATCCCCCTTAAGCCTTAACTTTATTTTAGTTATTTTAACTTAATTATGCAATAAAGTTATACCATAATCTTTTATCAGTTGGGTCTGCCATATAAACATAATTTTAACATATCATTTGAACTTTAACCAATTTATATTAAATTACAAAAATGTCGTCTATAATTATTACTACATATGTATAATTTTCAAACATAAATACATCTAATTTTGTTAATTTTCATTGTAAATTATATAAAACAAAGGTTATTGAAATAAATAATTTCAATAACCTTTAAGTGCAAGCTTATTATAACTATTCTGTTGTGAATGGTAATAAAGCTATATTTCTTGCTCTCTTTATAGCTTCTGTAAGCTGTCTTTGATGTTTAGCACAGTTTCCAGATATTCTTCTAGGAAGAATTTTTCCTCTTTCTGTAACATACTTTCTTAATTTATTTACATCTTTGTAATCTATTCCTTCAGCTTTATCTAAACAAAAAGCGCAAACTTTTCTCTTAGATCTCCTCATTT
It encodes the following:
- a CDS encoding YybS family protein yields the protein MQNRNYNTKAIVEAGLITSLVVILMLMSVYIPIFSLIGIFILPIPITVLFIRQNYKVTIVSVVISAIIIGMVFNPISAVSSSILFGLTGITLGYLIKNDKSISTIILFLAAAFAAAMIVDFGIYISLIDKRGLVGFVNDIAAQFKDSMNMVKQMYSKMGVSSEQLASLDQVSSMFNTKYIMSIIPALIVMISVTFSYLNYTITKKILKKLRYNVKSIAPFSELYVSAKTGSLIGIVLVIGLFLKRNNIALGDSIAISSQYILQLVLLLDGFALAAYYLKNKFKMSKTFTFIIILLTGFSQIAVVYMLAGLSDIFFDFRKINLHKREEKR
- a CDS encoding MazG-like family protein, giving the protein MKKDDLNIMNSIKVIEELKADLLCIIGDLFKLLTKGSNVAHQAILDCISGGIIIFYLLADRLGYSHAVVDDNVLKKLKVGIIEKDKIEKDGRSLSKLYNHLKQKE
- the rpsR gene encoding 30S ribosomal protein S18, which gives rise to MANREGARRGNGKMRRSKRKVCAFCLDKAEGIDYKDVNKLRKYVTERGKILPRRISGNCAKHQRQLTEAIKRARNIALLPFTTE